The DNA region AAAAGTGGCAATTTTGGCTTCGAGATCCCTCTTGACAGCCTGATCAACCTCTAAGTCCTTGATAACCTCCTTCGTCGAGACGAtcagagccttggtttccttagTGAGCGCATCTAGTTGAgtcttcacagcagggccttcctcgaccaaatcagccgtttcttctccaactttgTAATCTCTCGACgcagctcctcaagtttagtGTCGACATCAGATATGTCATCTGCAATTAAAACCTTCCTGGCAGTGAATctcttgaagtcctctttcatcgCTGCAATCTGAGCTTTACCAGAAGAGACTTTGGCTTCCTTGAGGCTAACAGCTTGGCCCATGTCCTTGGCTTGATGGAAAGTGGCTAAGGCATCCATCAAAAAGGATTGAAGGTTGGCCAAAGCGGTCTGGCGAGAATCAAGCTTTTGACCAAGCAGGAAGAcgagcaattccttagcagtATGACTCGTTTGAGAATCAGCTCGAATCTGGTCGAGGAATCCACTGTCGaagacaatagccttcagccgacccagGCTCTCCTCAATTTGCTGGAGATTGGCAATTTCACTGGATTGAGCAGTCTTAGCAGTAACATCAGCTTGACGAGGCGGAGAATCCCATTCCAAAGTGTCATCGAGAAAGCCATCTAAGGCCACTAGTGGGTCTTCCTCAAATAAGGTGTCAAGCTTCTCGCTAGACACACGAGATGAAGAACCGCCCTTGGCTTGAGGTGAAAGCTGCACAATAGCAGTCGTCGACTTTGGAGGAGGCATGGGGCTAGCATCCTTGTCAGGTTGCACTCTCGAACGCGAATCATCGGCTGGCAACAGGATCTCGACCTGAGGAGTCTCTTCTTCATGAATAGGAGAAGTTGCACCTTGAGTTTCCTACGAGAGAAAATCAGAAAAGTAAGCCTTGGCCTCTTTAGTGGCCTCTTTAGTAAAATAGGATGCACATCCAAGGAGCCGCCAGAACGTGGAAAAGTTATGGG from Lotus japonicus ecotype B-129 chromosome 2, LjGifu_v1.2 includes:
- the LOC130736332 gene encoding uncharacterized protein LOC130736332, coding for MAHSSKDKPVEIEDDDDEDDNVSLADKLKGRKRKAKPTASVGQKKAKGAGASTTSKASPLVSDAQPEIDGKEGGGNAAIQADVHEHSTSNLPSRENSPAPSPAKSKTGGVEKPPKAASSVKKTSTAEGRKKTRRKSGHKSPHHSKSSTNSSPSKGSTRQETQGATSPIHEEETPQVEILLPADDSRSRVQPDKDASPMPPPKSTTAIVQLSPQAKGGSSSRVSSEKLDTLFEEDPLVALDGFLDDTLEWDSPPRQADVTAKTAQSSEIANLQQIEESLGRLKAIVFDSGFLDQIRADSQTSHTAKELLVFLLGQKLDSRQTALANLQSFLMDALATFHQAKDMGQAVSLKEAKVSSGKAQIAAMKEDFKRFTARKVLIADDISDVDTKLEELRREITKLEKKRLIWSRKALL